GGAGGAATACGAACGGGCGCTGGCCTGGGTAAAGGCCAATTGCCGCGAGGGCTTTGACTGCAACGCGGGCAAAAACCTGCCTGAGGTCATTACCAGGTCCAAGGTCGTGCCCGCGGATAAGGACTGGGAGTTCATCACCAAGATGACGATGGTGATGCGGGACATCCTGTACGGCAACCCGAAGCTGGACGAGCTGGGCTGGCACGAGGAAGCGCTGGGCCGCAACGCGGTGGCAGGCGGCTTCCAGGGGCAGCGCCAGTGGACAGACTGGCTGCCCAACGCGGATTTTTCCGAGGCCATCCTGGCCGGCACTTTCGATTGGAACGGCCCGAAAATGCCCACGCCCTTTGCAACGGAGAACGACACCTGCAACGGTGTGTCCATGCTGCTGGGCACGCTGGTCTCCAACACCGCGCCCTGCTTCCATGACGTGCGTACCTATTGGAGCCCCGAGGCCTGCGAGCGTGTGACAGGCCGGCGGCCGGAGGGAGTGGCAAAGGACGGATTCATCCACCTCATCAACTCGGGCGCGACAGCCCTGGACGGCAGCGGCGCGTGCCGGAACGAGGCGGGCGATAATGTGATGAAGCCCTTCTGGGAGATGAAAGACGAGGACATCAAGGCCTGTACGGACGCAACGGACTGGTGCCGCGCGAATTATGAGTATTTCCGCGGCGGCGGCTTCTCCAGCCATTTCCGCTGCAAGGCGGAGATGCCTGTCACCATGTTGCGCTACAACATCGTGGACGGCGTTGGCCCGGTGCTGCAGATCGCCGAGGGCTGGACGGCCAATCTGCCGGACGAGGTACACGATACCATTGATGTGCGTACAGACCGCACCTGGCCCACGACCTGGTTCGCACCGCGCCTGACGGGAGAGGGCGCGTTTAAGGACGTGTACAGTGTGATGGCGAACTGGGGCGCGAATCACGGCGTGACGGTGTACGGTCATGTGGGCGCAGACCTGATCACGCTGGCCAGCATGCTGCGCATCCCGGTGACCATGCACAACGTGCCGCAGGAAAAGGTGTATCGCCCTCATGCCTGGGCAAGCTTTGGCACACAGGACACACAGGCCGCGGATTACGCCGCGTGCAAGTTCTACGGTCCGCTGTATAAATAAGTATGTCAAAGAACGGCCGGTTCCGCGGGGAGCGGGCCGTTCGTTTTATTAGGGCAACACCGCACAATTCACGGCTGATGCCTTAAGGGTCGTCTCGCTTGCAGCTTTTCCGGCATCTGTCACAAAAATGCTCGCGAATACACAAAGTATTCGCTGCGCTTTTTGTTTAACCTGCCAAAAAATCTGCCGGCGCGATTCGACACTTAGAATTGTGCGGTATTGCCTTAAATAGTGTTTACACGAGCGATATGGTATAATGGGAGCAAGAGATCCGAAAGAGGTGTTCCCATGAAGAATGAACAACAACGCCACGACATCAGCGATGCGGTATGGAGCCTGCTGGAACCGCATCTGCCAGGACAACGAGGGCAGTGGGGTGGAATAGCCCAGGATAACCGGCGATTTGTCAATGGCGTGTTTTGGATTTTACGCACAGGAGCACCGTGGCGGGATTTACCGCCGTTCTACGGGAAATGGGGTACCGTGTATCAGCGGTTCCGCAGATGGCGTGACAAGGGGATCTGGGAAAAACTGCTGGAAATTCTGGTTGATGAGCCCGATTTTGAATGGTTGATGATTGATGCCAGCCACTGTAAGGTGCATCCACATGCGGCAGGCGCCCGTGGCGGTAATCAGGACATGAGCCGTACAAAAGGGGGCTCAATACCAAGATTCACCTTGCCGTGGATGCAAATGGTATGCCGGTCCGAGTACTTATCACAGAGGATACCCGAGCTGATTGCAAAGAAGCTATTCACTTGATTGATGGAATATCGGCGGAAACATTACTGGCCGATCGTGGGTATGACACCAATCAAATCATTGCTTATGCCGCTGATGCTGGAATGAATATCGTCATTCCGGCTAAACGAAATCGCAAGCAGCAGCGGGAGTATGACCGTTACTTGTATCGGCTTCGTCATCTGGTGGAAAATGCTTTTTTGCACCTGAAACGTTGGCGAGGCATTGCTACTCGATATGCAAAAACTACAACATCTTTTCTGGCTGCTGTGCAAATTCGTTGCATTGCTATTTGGTGTACTGTTTTGACCTGATCTTGTGTAGACACTATTTAATTGAATTCCGGTTTGCTTTCCGGATCTTTATTCTTGTTGTGATGTTATTCGCTCATTTGCAAGCGTCATCAGTTGGCTCTCACCCTCGATCTCGCTGGGATAGGGATAGGATTTTGCGCATTGACGAAACTGCGCCATGAGCTTCTCTGCTTTCTTCGGGTTCTGCTCAGCCAGCAGTGTATACACATATTCCGTGCGCAGCACTGAAGGGTATTTTTTCATAGCCTTCATGACCTTCATCTGATCCCTTGTCCGCATTTCGTCCAAGATTTCCTTTCGATTTTTCGAGATCATTTCCACATCCATCTGATCGCATACCATCAGATTGCGATATAAACCAACGATCCCATTTTGCTGGGAGAGAAGACGTTTCATCAGCGTGTCTGCTTCATCAAACTGCTGCTGGTCTATCAACCGATTGCATGCCAACACGCCGATCGTGGCTATGAGCCCGTTTTTCATCGACTCGTCAGAGGGGACTCTGAACCACTCATCAGGCATGTCCTTTAAGCGAAGTCCCTTTGAGATTTGTTCATTTACCTTCATCTGAATCCAGAGCGCCTGGGTTGCTTCTTCACTATGGGAAAGATCCAGCGCGTTCTTTCCATCATTGTTTACCGCTCCCATTTTGATGGGCAGACCGTTTATCAGAGCAAAAGCCAGTCCGATAACCGAAAAGATCATCAGGATCGTCCAGCCCAGCGAACGGGTGGAGCAGAGGAAAGACAGTCCCACACAAAGCACGGCTGTGACTAGGTTCATGATCGCACCGCCGAAGTTATACAGCATTACCGGTATTTTCCCATCCTTCAAGTCGGGTGGTATCATCAAGCATTGGCCGCCGGTTCCGGCGATATGCAGTTTTCTGAATTGTATGCGGCCGTCGAGCTTTACCCACATCAGATTTGCGATCCGAAAGGAGCTGAAGCGGTAGCCGGTCATCAGGCCAAAGATCAAATGCCCTGCCTCATGGAAAACAATTTGGATTAGCATGGCGACGTATGTACCAATGAGCATCAGCACAAAGGGCATAATATCCGAAAATATCCCTTTTTCAGGCTGCCCCGCCATACCTGTATACATCGGGACGAATATGCCGCAGGCAGCACCGGTCAGTATGAAAACCACGTAAGCAATCCATTGTCCCTTGTTTTTTGCCGTTTTCTCTTTCTTCTTTTTTGTCATAAGACCTCCATTAGGTTTTTCCTGCATTTCCAATCATTATCAGCAATGATCAAACAACTGATCCAATGGAACAGCAAATTGACAGCTACTGACCATAATACAAATCCAAGTTAGTCTAACTGTTGCAATTTCCTGTTTTTCGCTTTCAATCTTGCTGGCGGCGAACAGCATTTTATGCTGCTTGCGAACGGCAAGTCCACAAGGAATAGACGCGCAAGCATTGCAAGGTAGTGTAGCTCCTTTGGCGGAACGAGGTAGCGAAATATTCTCGATCATGTTTGCTGTTCATCTGGGGCTTTTTCCCGCTGCTTTTGATATTCTTCCAAATACCGATCCAGATAGACCTTGTTGACGGTGGCTACGATCGTGTTGCGGAGAAGATCTTTTGCGTCGGATCGTGTCTCGCCAAGGCCATCTCTTGCGGGAGCTATGCCGAACGCTGCGCCGAGCATATTCTCAAACTCATCACAAAAATA
This window of the Oscillospiraceae bacterium genome carries:
- the fucI gene encoding L-fucose isomerase, with translation MLYPKIGIRPVIDGRWGGVRESLENQTVTMANNAAKLISGTLRYPDGKPVECVVGCTTIGGGAEAARVAEQFSTQNVVATLSVTPCWCYGTETFDMDPKTIKAVWGFNGTERPGAVYLAAVMAAHAQRGLPAFSIYGHDVQDASDTTIPADVAEKILRFARCAVAVGWMKNKAYVNLGGVAMGIAGSFCDAELFQKYFGMRAEWVDMTEIVRRITLGIYDAEEYERALAWVKANCREGFDCNAGKNLPEVITRSKVVPADKDWEFITKMTMVMRDILYGNPKLDELGWHEEALGRNAVAGGFQGQRQWTDWLPNADFSEAILAGTFDWNGPKMPTPFATENDTCNGVSMLLGTLVSNTAPCFHDVRTYWSPEACERVTGRRPEGVAKDGFIHLINSGATALDGSGACRNEAGDNVMKPFWEMKDEDIKACTDATDWCRANYEYFRGGGFSSHFRCKAEMPVTMLRYNIVDGVGPVLQIAEGWTANLPDEVHDTIDVRTDRTWPTTWFAPRLTGEGAFKDVYSVMANWGANHGVTVYGHVGADLITLASMLRIPVTMHNVPQEKVYRPHAWASFGTQDTQAADYAACKFYGPLYK
- a CDS encoding transposase; protein product: MKNEQQRHDISDAVWSLLEPHLPGQRGQWGGIAQDNRRFVNGVFWILRTGAPWRDLPPFYGKWGTVYQRFRRWRDKGIWEKLLEILVDEPDFEWLMIDASHCKVHPHAAGARGGNQDMSRTKGGSIPRFTLPWMQMVCRSEYLSQRIPELIAKKLFT